From the genome of Streptomyces sp. SID8374:
CCACGCGACCCGTCCCTGGTGGTGCTCGGGGACGTCTGCGGCAAGGGGCTGGACGCGGCCGTCCTCACCGGCAAGATCCGCAACACCCTCCAGGCCCTGATGCCGATGGCCGACGACCACGAGCGGGTGCTGCAACTCCTCAACGGTGCCCTGCTGAACGCCGACAACACGAGGTTCGCGACCCTGGTCCTGGCGTCCGTCCTGCGCACGGAGAACCAGGTCCGCCTGCGGCTCACCTCGGCGGGCCACCCGGCGCCCCTGGTGGTGCGCGACGACGGCCGGGTGGAGGAGATCCCCACCCACGGCACCCTGGTAGGGGCCCTGGACCAGGTGTCGGCCCGGACCGTCGAGACCGCCCTGCTGCCCGGTGACACCTGCCTGCTCTACACCGACGGGATCACCGAGGCGCGCGGCGGCCCGCTCGGCGGTGAACTCTTCGGCGACGAACGGCTGAAGCGGGCCCTGGCCGAGTGCGGCGGCATGCCCGGCGAGGCGGTGGTGGAGCACATCCGGATGCTCACCTCGCAGTGGCTCGGCGACGGCGGCCACGACGATCTCGCGGTGGTCGCCATCACCGCACCGCGGACCACCCATCTGAGTGCGGTGGACGGGCACACACGGGGCAGGTACACCGCATGACCACCACTGTCGACGCTCTTGGTCCCGACACGCTGCGCAGCGACCTGTGGGCCGCGGTGACCGGCCGGGACGAGTACCGGGCCGCGGACATCGTGCTCAGGGCCCTGGACGCCGGGACGCCCGCCGAGTCCGTCCTCCTCGATGTGATCGCCCCGTCCAGGCCCGGGTCGGCCACGCCTGGCAGGCCGGCCGGCTGACCGTCGCCCAGGAGCACGCCGCGACCGCGATCGCCGAGCGGGTGATCGCCGCGCTCGCCCACCACCCCGCGCACCGGCCCGCCCCCTACGGCGGCCGGATCACCGTCGCCTGCGTGGACCAGGAGTGGCACGCCCTGCCGGCCCGGCTGCTCGCCGAGGTCCTCACCCTGCGGGGCTGGCGGGTCGACTTCCTCGGCGCGCAGGTGCCCACCCCGCACCTCGTGACCCATCTGCACAACACCGGGGCCGACGCGGTGGCCCTCTCCTCGTCCATCGCCACACGGCTGCCCACCGCCCACACCGCGATCACCGCGTGCCAGGCCGTGGGCGTGCCCGTGCTGGCGGGCGGTGCCGCGTTCGGCCCGGACGGCCGCTACGCCCGGCTGCTCGGCGCCGACGCCTGGGCCCCCGACGCGCGCGCCGCGGCCCGGCGGCTGGCCGAAGGCATCCCGTCCCCGGACCTGGCGGCGGGCCGCCCGGTCGAGGAGGGGCTGGCGCACCTCACCGACCAGGAGTACACCCTCGTCGTACGGGCCAGAGCCCGGCTCGTCCGGGTGGTGCTGGCGGACCTGGAGCGGAACTTCCCGGCGATGGCCGCCTACTCCGCCGCACAGCGCGAGCGCACCGCCGAGGACATCGCGCACATCGTGGAGTTCCTCGGTGTCGCCCTCTACACCGACAGCGACGACCTCTTCACCGACTTCATCCGGTGGACCGCCGCCGTCCTGACGGCCCGCAAGGTCCCCGCCGCGTCCCTGCGCCCAGCGCTGGACGCCCTGGGCGCCGAACTCAAGGACTTCCCGCGCGCCACCCGCATGCTCGGCCTTGCCCGCCTCCCTCTGGACGAGGCCGTGCCCACCACCGACCAGCAACCCGGAGCCTCCGCATGACCGCCCTGCCCACTCCGCTCCTGACCGTCACCGCCGAGGAGGGCCGGGGCTGGGTCCGGCTCCGCCTCGCCGGTGATCTGGACTACGACACCAGCCACGAGCTGGTGGTTCGGGCGGGGGACTGGCTGGCCGTCCGGCCGGAGCTGCGTGAACTCCGCCTGGGCTGCGCCGAGCTGGGGCTGTGCGACTCGATGGGCGTCTCCGCCCTGCTCCAGATCCACCGGGACGCGGCGGCTCAGGGCGCGTCCCTGCATGTGGAGGACGCGCCGCCCTTCCTGGACCGGATCATGCGGATCACCGGAATCCACCACCTCTTCGCCCGCCAGGAGGACCGGAGGCCCGCCCGGGGCGCCGGTGAGGCTCCACCGCCCACCGAGCAGCGCCCCTCGCCCTCGCCCTGAGCCGCCGTCACCGGGCCGGGGCGCCCGGGCGCGTATCAGACCAGGGACACCACGGCGACGATGCGCTTGCCGCCCTCGTGCGGTGTGACGGAGAGCTGCTTGGTGAGCCGGTGGACCAGCGACCAGCCGTAACCGCCCTCGCCGACCGACCCGGGAGGCGGATCCTGTACGACAGGGTGCCGGGGGTCGGCGTCGTCGACGACGAGGCGGAGCCCCGCGTCGGTGATCCGGGCCGAGAAGCCGGTGAGGCCCCCGCCGTGGCGCAGGGCGTTGGTCACGATCTCCGAGGTCACCAGCAGGGCGTCCGCCACGACCACGTTCGAGAGGATCTCGTCCGACAGCTCGCTGAACTCCGCCGCCAGCAGCCGTGTCACGATATCGCGCGCCTCACCTGCGGTCCGCGGCATTTCCGCGGACGCGCCGTCCGCATGACGTACGGGAGGAGTGCTGTACACGCCCGTACCTCCTTCCGTGCCGTCGGTGATTTCTGTTCCCGTCGAAACCACCGCATTCCCCCTGGCGCCACCTCCATACCTGACTCACCCCCGTGGCTCACCCGGCCGCCCCGCCGTCAGGCCTGCTCCGGATGGTCGCCCGGCCCGTGGGCCCGGGTAGCCAGCGGGGTGGGGGAGAGGTCCGACCGTTCCTCACCCGGTTCCAGCAGCGTGTCCGCGGGGCCGATGATCAGCGGGTCCGGGGTGCCGACCGCCTTGTCGTCCTTGCTGTCGTAGTCGAACCGCCACAGCAGACTGCGCATCGCCTCCAGGCGGCCGCGCTTCTTGTCGTTGCTCTTCACCACGGTCCACGGCGCGTGTTCGGTGTCGGTGGCCCGGAACATGTCGACCTTCGCCGAGGTGTAGTCGTCCCAGAGGTCGAGCGAGGCCAGGTCGGTGGGCGACAGCTTCCACTGGCGTACCGGGTCGACCTGCCGGATCGCGAACCGGGTGCGCTGTTCGTTGCGGGAGACCGGAGAACCAGAACTTCACCAGCAGGACGCCGTCGTCGACGAGCATCCGCTCGAACTGCGGCGCCTGCTTCAGGAAATGCGCGTGCTGCTCCGGTGTGCAGAACTCCATCACCCGCTCCACCCCGGCCCGGTTGTACCAGGAGCGGTCGAAGAAGACGATCTCGCCGGCGGTCGGCAGGTGGGACACGTACCGCTGGAAGTACCACTGCCCGCTCTCACGCTCGGTCGGCTTCTCCAGGGCGACCACACGCGCCCCACGCGGGTTGAGACGCTCCGTCAACCGCTGGATCGTCCCGCCCTTGCCCGCGGCGTCGCGGCCCTCGCACAGGACCACCAGCCGCTGCCCGCTCTCCCGGACCCAGCGCTGGAGCTTCAGCAGCTCGATCTGGAGGATGCGCTTCTCCTTCTCGTACTCCCTGCGCCGCATCCGCCGTTCGTACGGGTAGTTCTCCCGCCAGGTCTCCAGCGGGCGGCCGTGCTCGTCCAGCAGCACCGGCTGTTCGGGCCGCCGTCCGTCGACGGTCAGCCCTTTCAGCAGCTCCGCCGGGTCGGTCTCCGGGCCATCGGCCATCTTTCGTTCCCCGTTCTCCTCGCTACACCCCCGCCCGCAGCCGGGTTCCCCCGTCGCCGCCGCTCATGTACGCGGAAGCCCCCCGGCCGGGTCAGCCGCCCGCGAGCACCTCGGCCAGGTCGTAGGAGACGACCTCCTCCAGCTGCGCGTACGTGCAGCCGGCCGGTGTACGGTCCGGGCGCCACCGCCGGAACTGCGTCGTATGGCGGAACCGGTCGCCCTCCATATGGTCGTACGCCACCTCACACACCCGCTCCGGCCGCAGCGGCACCCACGACTGGTCCTTCTTCCCCGACCAGCGGTTCTGCGTCCCCGGCAGCCGGGATGCCTCGTGTGCCGCAGCCTCCGCCCACGCCCCCCACGGATGGTCCGTGAACTCGGTGCGCAGCGGGGCGAGTTCCTCGGCCAGCTCGGCGCGCCGCTTCATGGGGAAGGCCGCGCAGACCCCGACGTGCTGGAGCACGCCCCCGGTGTCGTACAGGCCGAGCAGGAGCGAGCCGACGACCGGGCCGCTCTTGTGCTCGCGGTACCCCGCCACCACGACATCGGCGGTCCGCTCGTGCTTGATCTTGTACATCACCCGGGTGTCGGGCCGGTACGGCAGATCCAGCGGCTTGGCCACGATCCCGTCCAGGCCCGCGCCCTCGTAGCGGTCGAACCACTCCCGGGCGAGTTCGATGTCCGTGGTGGAAGGAGCGAGGAGTACGGGCGCGGAGGCGCCGGAGAGCGCGGCCGTCAGCACCGCCCGCCGGTCCGCCTGCGGGGTGCTCAGGAGCGAGGTGTCGTCGACCGCGAGGATGTCGAAGGCGATCAGGCTCGCCGGGGTCCGCTCGGCCAGCATCCGCACCCGGGAGTCCGCCGGATGGATGCGCTCGCTGAGCCGGTCGAAGTCGAGGCGCCCCTCGTGGGCGATGACGATCTCCCCGTCGATCACACAGCGCGGCGGAAGGTTCTCCCGTACGGCGTCGACCAGGTCGGGGAAGTAGCGGGTCAGCGACTTGCCGGTGCGGCTGCCGATCTCCACCTCGTCGCCGTCCCGGTGGACGATCGCCCGGAAGCCGTCCCACTTCGCCTCGTAGCTCATGCCCGGCGGGATCTTGGCCACCGACTTGGCGAGCATCGGCTTCACGGGCGGCATCA
Proteins encoded in this window:
- a CDS encoding STAS domain-containing protein, which produces MTALPTPLLTVTAEEGRGWVRLRLAGDLDYDTSHELVVRAGDWLAVRPELRELRLGCAELGLCDSMGVSALLQIHRDAAAQGASLHVEDAPPFLDRIMRITGIHHLFARQEDRRPARGAGEAPPPTEQRPSPSP
- a CDS encoding ATP-binding protein, with the protein product MYSTPPVRHADGASAEMPRTAGEARDIVTRLLAAEFSELSDEILSNVVVADALLVTSEIVTNALRHGGGLTGFSARITDAGLRLVVDDADPRHPVVQDPPPGSVGEGGYGWSLVHRLTKQLSVTPHEGGKRIVAVVSLV
- a CDS encoding ATP-dependent DNA ligase codes for the protein MDLPVMPPVKPMLAKSVAKIPPGMSYEAKWDGFRAIVHRDGDEVEIGSRTGKSLTRYFPDLVDAVRENLPPRCVIDGEIVIAHEGRLDFDRLSERIHPADSRVRMLAERTPASLIAFDILAVDDTSLLSTPQADRRAVLTAALSGASAPVLLAPSTTDIELAREWFDRYEGAGLDGIVAKPLDLPYRPDTRVMYKIKHERTADVVVAGYREHKSGPVVGSLLLGLYDTGGVLQHVGVCAAFPMKRRAELAEELAPLRTEFTDHPWGAWAEAAAHEASRLPGTQNRWSGKKDQSWVPLRPERVCEVAYDHMEGDRFRHTTQFRRWRPDRTPAGCTYAQLEEVVSYDLAEVLAGG